The following proteins are co-located in the Palaemon carinicauda isolate YSFRI2023 chromosome 3, ASM3689809v2, whole genome shotgun sequence genome:
- the LOC137637950 gene encoding cuticle protein AM1199-like: MQFVVVFSFLLSVAAALPEPEAKAQFGNRPTYRPRPYSYWPHDHLARTVYDFRRNDHNGAFDYEFQTENGIRVAASGRPGIRGQSNVVGSYSYPHPEGGVAQVDYVADEFGYRATSPLIPPIPAHSLQQIRKAEYERARGIRWY; encoded by the exons ATGCAGTTT GTCGTCGTGTTTTCTTTCTTGCTGTCGGTGGCGGCCGCTCTGCCGGAGCCGGAAGCCAAAGCCCAGTTCGGCAATAGGCCTACCTACCGACCTAGGCCTTACTCCTACTGGCCTCACGACCACCTGGCAAGAACCGTCTACGACTTCCGACGCAACGACCACAACGGAGCCTTCGACTACGAGTTCCAGACTGAGAATGGAATCCGCGTGGCCGCCTCTGGAAGGCCTGGAATCAGGGGCCAGAGCAACGTGGTGGGGTCCTACAG CTATCCCCATCCCGAAGGAGGCGTCGCTCAGGTGGACTACGTGGCCGACGAATTCGGCTACAGGGCCACCTCCCCCCTCATCCCGCCCATCCCCGCCCACTCCCTCCAGCAGATACGCAAAGCCGAATACGAACGCGCCCGTGGCATCCGATGGTACTAA